A segment of the Triticum urartu cultivar G1812 chromosome 1, Tu2.1, whole genome shotgun sequence genome:
TCGGGGCAGAGCAGACCttgaggaggatccgccccgagcggacctcttccctttcccctgcgccgccgccttcttcgcgcgctccagggCGGATGTCTTGTCCTTCGCCATCATCGCCGGCAAATCTTGCACGGACCTGCGGCGctagggtgagagcggaggtggcggaggaactcgcgaagggagagaggaagaaggaagcgcaccgtttggaaaccccgagccggcaacttataaggggccgcttccgagtggctgactggtaggcccaggctatccagtcaaatcccgcagcagacgcgcgcgcagtacgtgtcgaaaaaggcgacgcgaggatcgaggagcttccactttatcgcttccgattactgcggccgctcccgtcccaCGCGCTTCCCGAAATCCGAATCCCGCGACACCCGCGGGCCACAGAACAACTTGTTGAAACAGAAGACCCCGCTCGCGCCGACACTCGGTATGTCACAcgtaaagaaattcactcgacgaaaggcctggaatggatcaaggtgactgaaagaggttgatgaCATCATCCGTGACGGTTGGCCCAAAACGAGGCGCTCACGTAgcccaaagaaccagtcggaaagatctccaactctttccccactctaacctcgatccattcggtgGCTAATGATGAAaccatgtacctagggtaggggcacggacctatccaaggagccctaccctaggacatccctagaagaagtcacctttcaatcgacttgaaggtatcccactcgacgggttcaagacactcgaccaagaagctatcactcgaccatgaagccaaccactcgaccgccaggagacctatagtcactccgcaggcaaacggtcagctgttaagtagtctttatggtcattatagcactttattaggggcgttaccagtaacgcccgaccttaaatgtaccttaaaccctgcattactgagggcaagAGGgcgccggcgaactctatataagccacccccctcctcaggatgaagggttcgcacccctgttatttacacacgcataatccaatcgaccgcctccgggcaccgagacgtagggctgttacttcctccgagaagggcctgaactcgtaatcctcgtgtgcttacagctcctccatagctaagatctagcctctccatacaccccccctacatcactgtcagagttagaaccacgacactcGTGATAAGCGGTTGCAAATTCAGCAGGATGATGCCTTTTTCGTACTGAGGAATCTGTGCAAAACTATTTTGGCAATATGAAACTAATAAAATTTGATGGGTCCCAAGCATGATACCTCAGCTTAGTGGGGAATATGATCCCTGTTCAACTTTAGCATTTTGATCTGCTACGTGGCAAAAAATTTAGTGCTACATGTAGAGGCCAAATCGGTCACTGATATTTTGGAACTTGTTGCTTTCTGGCACTTCTAAAGCCAAACAAAATCATGCGTTGTCAAGGAGGAAATTCGATGGATGTAGGCTGCCTTTGTGTTTGCCTGCAAAAGTTGCTATATGATCCTATCTAACTATCTAGTAGGTATTTTCAGTTTTTACCATGAAGTTTTAACGATGAATTCACCTCGCCACTTAACAACTGGGTCCCCCAAGGAAGGGTGTAACAGAGTGTGGGGAAATCCTGTTGCTAACATTCAAGTGGGCATGAAACTTCAACCCTATACTTTTCCTATTCCTACATTTtcaaatcctacgaatcaaagaggcccttagcaGTGTTTCCAATCTAGCTATTTCAAATTGATTATGCTCCTATCTTGCATGTTTACATTGTCGCATAAACTTAACACTTAAATACTTCCTTCGTggaattacttgtcgctcaaacggatgtatctagacgtattgtAGTGCTAGATCATCTGTTTAAGTGACGAGTAATTCGGGATGGAGGGAGTAACTTTTAATCACAGAATACAAAAGCAAAAAAATTCCACAGGTGATGCGAGTGAACTCGTTCATTCTTACTAATAAAAGTATTGAACTGATTTCCCACAGGCAAATGGCAAAGAGCCAAGTACGTTGGAGTTTCCCTAGTTGGAAAGACTCTTGCCATCATGGGCTTTGGAAAGGTTGGCTCAGAGGTGGCAAGGCGAGCGAAAGGGCTAGGGATGCATGTGATTGCCCATGACCCCTATGCCCCGGCCGATAAGGCCCGTGCCATTGGAGCAGAGCTGGtgtccttcgaggaggccatcgCCAAGGCAGACTTCATCTCCCTCCACATGCCGCTCACCCCGGCGACATCCAAGGTCTTCAACGACGAATCCTTCGGGAAGATGAAGACCGGCGTGCGGATCGTCAATGTGGCCAGGGGCGGAGTGATCGATGAGGATGCTCTGGTCAGGGCACTGGACTCCAGCAAAGTTGCTCAGGTGATTCGAAGCTTCCTCTTCTCAGCTTTCTTCTGGCTCGCCGCTGTGGAGATTTCTCTGAAAGGTGGAGGTTTTGTTTGCCAATCTGGATCAGGCAGCTCTTGATGTCTTCACTGTGGAGTCCCCGGCGAAGGACAGCAAGCTGGTTCTTCATGAGAATGTCACTGTCACGCCCCATCTTGGAGCAAGCACAGTGGAGGCGCAGGTCGGCGTCTTGGCTACGATAAATGTTTCAGTGGATGTAATCAAACCACTTGCCGCTCTTTTTGAGGTACCAACGCACCTGAacttgccgcattgcaggaagGCGTCGCCATCGAAATTGCTGAAGCCGTCGGTGGCGCACTGAGAGGTGAGCTCGCAGCGACCGCCGTGAATGCTCCCATGGTCCCAGCTGAGGTACGCACGAAGCTTCTTGAGAAGTTGAGATGTCGGTGATAGACTGTGATTATGCGGCAAATCTTTCTTCTGAATCTGTTTCTTCCTTTTACAGGTCATGTCAGAGCTAGCTCCGTATGTTTCCTTGGCGGAGAAGCTGGGGAGGCTGGCAGTGCAGCTCGTCGCCGGGGAGAGCGGCATCAAGGGCGTCAAGGTGGTGTACACCTCAGCCAGGGACCCCGACGACCTCGACACGAGGCTCCTCCGGGCGATGGTCACCAAGGGCATCGTGGAGCCCGTGTCCAGCACCTTCGTCAACCTCGTGAACGCGGACTACACGGCGAAGCAGCGCGGCCTGCGCATCGCCGAGGAGCGGGTCTCCCACGACAACGCCGCCGCCGAGGCGCCGCTGGAGTCCATCCAGGTGCGCCTTTCGCACGTGCAGTCCAGGTTCGCCGGGGCGATCAGCGACGGCGGGGACATCGTCGTGGTCGGCAGGGTCAAGTACGGCGTGCCCCACCTGACCGTCGTTGGGCCCTACGAGGTCGACGTCAGCCTGGAGGGGAACCTGATCCTGTGCCGGCAGGTCGACCAGCCCAGGATGATCGGCAAGGTCGGGAACATCCTCGCGGAGAGGAACGTGAACGTCAGCTTCATGAGCGTCGGCCGCACCTCCCGTGGCAAGCAGGCGATCATGGCCATCGGCGTGGACGAGGAGCCGGACAAGAAGACGCTCGAGAAGATTGGGGCCATCCCGGCCGTCGAGGAGTTTGTGTTCCTCGAGCTATGATGGACGGGGGGCGCTCGCTCCACTCCTCGCTAGAATAAATGGCATCGCAGCGACATCATATTGGTTTGATGCCACACGGGGTGGAGTGAAAGTGATCCTTCCACGGCGCCTTGGTTTGGCCTCCGTTTGAATAAGAACGATGTGTGTGTATGTTATATGCTGTGTGTGTCAACGTGTGCGCCTAGCGCTTGTTTATGCAGAGTCGTATCATAGTATTATATTGTTTGGCTAGATAATTGTTTGTGTGTTGCAAACTTGCAATACAGACGCAAATATTTTGTATGTaatggtgatgatgatttacctggcatttttatttctatttttatttacttAAAGACAGCAGGATGCTATATTTCATAAATAAAGTTGGAGAAAAACAAAGTTACGAATACGAACCTAAGAGGAAGGGAGAGATTTGCGCTGGTTGCCAACCGGTAAACCAGCAAGGGAGAATACACCCAACTTTGGGGGTGGGAAACTCCAGGGTAACGATAACCGGTGAACATCAGCTGGGAGAAGGATAGCAAGCGAACTTTTTTGTGCACTTTAACTCATAAGAGCATCTATAGCCGGGCGCACAAACCCATCTCATACGTTTGGATGGGCTGCCCGATCACTATCTGGTCACGATTTTTCGACTCAGACGCCCCCCTCAAACAGGCCTCAAACACCCAGGTTGaccggcacccctcatatccaACCCAAATATGAGACAGATATGGGGGTGCTTGAACATGCCCGCCACGTCGGACCCGACAGCCCGGCCTCATCGTAAATTACATCAATTCCACCCCCAAGACCTGTCGGATTCATTTGCTATCTCCTCCCTTCTTCCTCCACGTCATCCGTCTCGCAGCTTCGCCGCCGCGCGTGCTCCGCAGTCGTTCCTAGCCTCTGCGTCGCCAACTCTAGTAGAGCAATCCACTCTCCCGCCGTGGTGGAGGTGTTTGGACCTGAGTATCTCGGAGAACAAAATGCGCAGGACACGGAGAAACTATTGGCTAGACGCAAGGGGGTTTCTAGAAATGTTCGGATCAATTGATTGCATGCATTGGCAAGGGAAGAACTGTCCCAAAGATTCGCGGGGAATGTATCAAGATAACACCAGAGAGGCCACCATCATATTAGAAGCGGTGGCATCACATGACTTATGGATCTCGCGTGCTTTCTTTGGAATGTCGGGTTCTCACAACAACATCAACGTCCTTCAACGATCTTCGGTGTTCAGGAGGCTTTGCAATGGAGAATCACCGCCGTTCAACTACACCGTCAACGGCCGAGACTACAACATGGGATACTATGTTGCCGATGGTATCTATCCTCAGTGGGTGGTGTTTGTGAAGACCATATCCGAACTGCATGGCAATAAACAGAGCCACTTTGCAACAATGCGGAAAGCGGCTAGAAAGGATGTGGAGAGGGCATTTGGTGTGCTTCAATCTCGTTGGGGAATTGTGCGAAGCGCTGCAATGATGTGGGAATCAGAAACTTTGTGGTAGCTGATGACATGTTGTGTCATTCTGCACAATATGATTACCGAGGATGAGGATGATGGTGTAGTCCAAACCAATGATTTTGAAGCACCTGGAGAACAAGTTGAAATCCCGAAAGATCAAGCTATGGCTCAGCTTATGAACTTTCGGCAGATGCATCAGAATCTTCAAGATCATCAGATGCACACGCAGCTACTCAATGATCTTGTGGAGCACATGTGGGCCCACAATGGAAACCAAGGAGCTAATGCTTGAGTTGTGCACTTAAAATAAATTTTATGTAAACACTATCTATGCTCGGTACCAACATTTGTTATTTATGCGCGACATTGGCTTTTATGATCGACGTGCATGGATTTGCAAGGATTTGAGAACCCAGATTTAAGATATGTGAATGCCGGGAGCGAAATACAAGGGCCCGTCCGGATGCGCCCGCGAGCATGCCCAGAAGTGTCCATGGACATATAATGGGTCGGATTTGCCAAGTCTGGTTGTAAATCCTCTAAGGGATTGGTAATTGTTATTCACTTGGAACCATGTAAACCTAGCTGGAAATGGTTGAACTGTAATTTGCCATATTTCAAAATACCGTACGGTTTAGTACTTTGTTCAGAGAGTCGGTCATCCCAaaatagaagaattttttttcaTGATTCTCCTAAATCTTTTTGGTGTCTTGTGTGATCTAATCATCAGAAGGCACGGACTGGATGGAATGTTGCTTGTCCTATCTAATTATCTGCAATTCACAGGTTATGGAACTGCAATTGCAATGATAGCaggaacaatcttgcttttctttttcttttcttttttggcGGAAGAGGAATGACCTTGCTTGGGCGACCTTCTCTGTTATGATATTGTTTTCTAAGTTAAAAAACCTAAAACCTGCTCGATGGTTTTGTTATGTTGGATGTGCCCCAAGAAGCTTCTTTCTTTTGATTTTTGTTGTCAATATATTCTGTGGATGCTCCCCATACTCATTTTGAAGTTTGGCAAACAGTGGCGGAGCTATGGTAGAAAACAAGGGCGGGCCGGTACAAAGGAAGACTCATAATTCTAAAGCTCATGGTTGAGTTTACTCTCAAATCTTCACTGTAATTGCTATGAGCTGGGCGGGCCACGGCCGATTTTATCAACACGTAGCTCCGCCGGTGTTGGCAAATATCAATTCT
Coding sequences within it:
- the LOC125513928 gene encoding D-3-phosphoglycerate dehydrogenase 2, chloroplastic-like: MGFGKVGSEVARRAKGLGMHVIAHDPYAPADKARAIGAELVSFEEAIAKADFISLHMPLTPATSKVFNDESFGKMKTGVRIVNVARGGVIDEDALVRALDSSKVAQAALDVFTVESPAKDSKLVLHENVTVTPHLGASTVEAQEGVAIEIAEAVGGALRGELAATAVNAPMVPAEVMSELAPYVSLAEKLGRLAVQLVAGESGIKGVKVVYTSARDPDDLDTRLLRAMVTKGIVEPVSSTFVNLVNADYTAKQRGLRIAEERVSHDNAAAEAPLESIQVRLSHVQSRFAGAISDGGDIVVVGRVKYGVPHLTVVGPYEVDVSLEGNLILCRQVDQPRMIGKVGNILAERNVNVSFMSVGRTSRGKQAIMAIGVDEEPDKKTLEKIGAIPAVEEFVFLEL